In Candidatus Amarolinea dominans, a single window of DNA contains:
- the pheA gene encoding prephenate dehydratase produces the protein MTIVCRGVRGATTVDSNTREEVLRRTREMLALMIRLNGIHPDEVAAALFTTTADVNSEFPAFAARQLGWLNAALMCGHEMAVPGALGMCIRVLVFWNTDRAAADLHHVYVRGARHLRPDKAALPPVNWDSLNDWIERQMQSWRERRQAQNQALLPPAAPAPVATAMIYVNSEDSAPMKIADNQALNPAQAPATAAEPGAGHATASAFRVAFQGEHGAYSEQAGRQHFTEPVLTLPCHTFEEIFGLVEKGGADFGVAPVENSVAGSINKTYDLLLERDLTVVGEILLRVRHNLLALPGTGMADIQQVRSHPQALAQCERYLNQHGWRAIPWYDTAGSAKELAQHPEPGVAVIASALAGRTYGLTVLEEGIEDLLWNFTRFFVVAQRGAAMPARIAGDEPHKTSLVFATPHTPGALHGCLGEFASRGINLAKLESRPRRNRPWHYVFYLDFEGDWRQPACQEALVALLARAAFVKLLGSYPAARMPEMGEASQDALLQI, from the coding sequence GTGACAATCGTCTGCCGAGGCGTCCGCGGCGCGACAACCGTGGACAGCAATACCCGTGAAGAAGTCCTGCGCCGCACGCGCGAAATGCTGGCGCTGATGATCCGGCTCAATGGCATCCACCCCGATGAGGTGGCCGCGGCGCTGTTCACTACCACCGCGGATGTCAACAGCGAGTTCCCGGCTTTTGCCGCCCGCCAGTTGGGCTGGCTGAACGCCGCGCTGATGTGCGGACATGAGATGGCGGTGCCCGGCGCGCTGGGCATGTGCATCCGCGTGCTGGTCTTTTGGAACACGGACCGCGCCGCGGCCGATCTGCACCATGTCTATGTGCGCGGCGCACGCCACCTGCGCCCGGACAAAGCTGCCCTGCCGCCGGTGAACTGGGACAGCCTCAATGACTGGATCGAGCGCCAGATGCAGAGCTGGCGCGAACGACGCCAGGCGCAGAACCAGGCCCTGCTGCCGCCCGCCGCGCCCGCGCCGGTCGCAACCGCCATGATTTATGTCAACTCAGAGGATTCAGCGCCCATGAAAATAGCAGACAACCAAGCATTGAACCCCGCTCAGGCCCCGGCCACCGCGGCCGAGCCAGGCGCCGGTCACGCGACGGCGAGCGCCTTCCGCGTGGCATTTCAGGGCGAGCATGGTGCGTATTCGGAGCAAGCCGGCCGCCAGCATTTCACCGAGCCGGTGCTGACCCTGCCCTGCCACACCTTCGAGGAGATCTTTGGACTGGTGGAAAAGGGCGGCGCGGACTTTGGTGTGGCGCCGGTGGAAAACTCGGTGGCCGGCTCGATCAACAAGACCTACGATCTGCTGCTGGAGCGGGACTTGACCGTGGTGGGCGAGATTCTGCTGCGCGTGCGCCACAACCTGCTGGCCCTGCCCGGCACCGGCATGGCCGACATTCAGCAGGTGCGCTCGCACCCGCAGGCGCTGGCGCAGTGCGAGCGTTACCTGAACCAACACGGCTGGCGCGCGATCCCCTGGTATGACACGGCCGGCAGCGCCAAAGAACTGGCGCAGCATCCAGAGCCGGGCGTGGCGGTGATTGCCAGCGCGTTAGCCGGCCGCACCTACGGGTTGACCGTCCTGGAAGAGGGCATCGAGGACCTGCTCTGGAACTTCACGCGCTTCTTCGTGGTGGCGCAGCGGGGCGCGGCCATGCCGGCTCGCATCGCTGGCGATGAGCCGCACAAGACCTCGCTGGTCTTTGCGACACCGCACACGCCGGGCGCGCTGCACGGCTGCCTGGGTGAATTTGCCAGCCGCGGCATCAACCTGGCCAAGCTGGAAAGCCGGCCGCGGCGCAATCGCCCCTGGCACTACGTCTTCTACCTCGATTTCGAAGGCGACTGGCGCCAGCCCGCCTGCCAGGAAGCGCTCGTCGCCCTCCTGGCCCGCGCCGCGTTCGTCAAACTGCTCGGCAGCTACCCGGCCGCGCGTATGCCCGAAATGGGCGAAGCCAGCCAGGACGCGCTGTTGCAGATCTGA
- the aroF gene encoding 3-deoxy-7-phosphoheptulonate synthase, whose translation MIVVMKPGATAGEIGAVIARVQELGLTPHPIYGEEHTVVAVVGNERKIDKEIFEVMPGVEKTMVVMHPFKLASRTSKPEDTVIALNGVKIGGKRLVIMAGPCSVESRSQVLETAWAVKEAGATILRGGAFKPRSSPYSFQGLGLKGLEYLAEAREATGLYIVTEVMTPEAVPMVAEYADILQIGARNMQNYGLLHAVGRIQRPVLLKRGLMSTIEELLMSAEYILSNGNYRVMLCERGIRTFETYTRNTFDLNAVPVIKQLSHLPVIADPSHATGKSELVIPMARAAIAAGADGLILEVHPTPETALSDGAQSLRPEKFAELMQQLKRIAAAMDRDL comes from the coding sequence ATGATCGTAGTCATGAAGCCAGGGGCAACGGCGGGGGAGATTGGGGCGGTGATCGCCAGGGTGCAGGAGTTGGGCCTGACGCCGCATCCGATATATGGCGAGGAGCACACGGTGGTGGCGGTCGTGGGTAACGAGCGCAAAATTGACAAGGAAATTTTCGAGGTGATGCCCGGCGTCGAAAAGACGATGGTGGTCATGCACCCCTTCAAGCTCGCCAGCCGCACTTCGAAGCCGGAAGATACCGTGATCGCGCTCAATGGCGTCAAGATCGGCGGCAAGCGGCTGGTCATCATGGCCGGGCCGTGTTCGGTTGAAAGCCGCAGCCAGGTGCTGGAAACGGCCTGGGCGGTCAAGGAGGCCGGCGCGACTATTCTACGCGGCGGCGCGTTCAAGCCGCGCAGCTCGCCCTACAGCTTCCAGGGCTTGGGCCTCAAGGGTCTGGAATACCTGGCGGAGGCGCGGGAGGCGACCGGGCTGTACATCGTGACCGAGGTGATGACGCCCGAAGCGGTGCCGATGGTGGCCGAATACGCAGATATTTTGCAGATCGGCGCGCGCAACATGCAAAACTACGGCCTGCTGCACGCGGTGGGCAGAATCCAACGCCCGGTGCTGCTCAAGCGCGGGCTGATGTCCACCATCGAGGAGCTGCTGATGTCGGCCGAGTACATCCTGAGCAACGGCAACTACCGCGTGATGCTGTGCGAACGCGGCATCCGCACCTTCGAGACCTACACGCGCAACACCTTCGATCTGAACGCGGTGCCCGTCATCAAGCAGCTCAGCCATCTGCCGGTCATCGCCGATCCCAGTCACGCCACCGGCAAGTCGGAGTTGGTGATCCCGATGGCGCGGGCGGCCATTGCGGCCGGCGCGGATGGTCTCATCCTGGAAGTCCATCCCACCCCGGAAACAGCCCTGTCGGACGGCGCACAGAGTCTGAGGCCGGAGAAATTCGCCGAGTTGATGCAGCAGCTCAAACGCATCGCCGCGGCCATGGACCGCGATCTGTAA